Within the Leptotrichia sp. oral taxon 498 genome, the region TCAATTTATGACTTATTACTTCCGCTTCTTTTGGCGCTTCCTTACATGTTTTTAAAAATGCTTTTGATAATCTCATCTTTTTTCCTTTCGCTATTTTTTATTATTTTATTTATATACTTATTATACTAAAAAAGACTGGTTATAGTCCAGTCTTTTTTGAGCTTACTATTTTAAATTATCGTACATTTTTGCCAGTTCAATTGTTCTCTCTTTTGTCATACTTGCTAGTGTACCTGAATATAACACTCCTGCCAGAGTTCCTCCATCGGCTTCTTTTGAAGCTTCATTTGCTTTTTTTTCTTTACTTTTTATCCAAGCTCTCTGAGAATTTCTTAATTTTTCTTTTTTGTCCTTTGACAATCTTTCCATTAGAAGTTTATACACTTTATTTAATTCTGCATCCCAAGCTTCGTAAAGTTCACTATTTGCATTTATCATTTCAGAAGTCACACCTGAGTCTAATTTACTTTGCAGTTCTTCTTCCAATTTTTCCATTTTGTTTTCTAATTCTTTGGCATAATTTCCATCTGACTGTTTGCTAAAACCACTATTTTGATTTTTAGCTTCAGCTTTATCTTCTTTTTCGTAGGAAACTTTTTGACCTTGAGATTCTTCTTTGGTATTATTTTTTGATGTCTGAACTTCTGTGAAATTTCCTGAATCTACTTTTGAAACTCTTTCAATTTTATTTTCTTTGCTTTCCTTAGAACAACTAAGAGCTGCAATTAATAAAATTAGAAAAATTGCTAATTTTTTCATACCAACCAACTCCTTCTTTTATCTTATAATATAAGTATATCCCATTTTTCTTAAAAAGCAATTGTTAAAAAAATAATTAAAGCAAAAAATTTTTTTTGTTGAGAAAACAAAAGTTTCGTGCTATACTCTAAAGAAAAGATTTTTTAGAGAGGAGAATTTATTTTGGAAAGTTATATATTTTTAATCTTAATTTTATTAGTTGGAACTATAAAATTTAACAAATCTATTGTATATGCAACTATTTTTGTAATACTCTTAAAAATTTTATTTGATATTTCAAAATTTTATAATTTCAAATTTTGGGATATTGAAAAATTTATTACACAATTTAGAAAAAATGGAATTAATTGGGGAGTTTTAATTATTACAATTGCGATTTTAATTCCGATTGCTACAGGAGAAGTTAGATTTTATCATCTATTCAATGCTTTTAAATCTCCAATTGGATGGATTACAATTTTCAGCGGAATTCTTGTATCGCTTTTATCTGCAAAAGGTGTGTCGCTCTTATCAAATCAGCCAGAAATTACAGTTACTTTAATTGCAGGAACAATAATCGGAGTTGTTTTTTTACGAGGAATTGCGGCAGGACCTGTCATTGCAAGCGGAATTACATTTTGCATTTTAAAAATTATGTCATTATTTTTTAAATAAAAAACTTTAAAAAATAGATAAAAAGGAACTACTCCTAATTTAAAATTAGAAGTAATTCCTAAAAATTCTATTTTTTATTTTTATTTATATTTCAAAACTTTACTCGAAACAATTTTTCCATCTTCACTTACTCTCACTTGATAATAAGCATTTTCACCGTATAAAATCACTTTCCAGTTTCCAAAACCTTTTTTATAAATTCCCACATCTTGCGGTTTTACTTCCTCACCAAACTTATCTTTTATTTCCAAAATGCTATTTTCCACGACTGTATCTCTTGAAACAACCGCTGAATTTGGAACCGTTCTCACTCCAACATAAGAGCAGCTTACAACCACTCCAAAACACGCTATTATTATCTTTTTTTTCAAATTATTTTTTTTCATATCACTTTTCCTATTATCTATTTACAACTTCTATATTTATTTCAAAATTTAACTTCGTTTTTTCTTCATCCAAATAATTAAAATCAATTTTTTTTAGTATCGCATTTGGATTTTTGGCTAAAATATCATTAATATTTTGATTCATTTCTTCTATTTTTTCAAAATGATTTACTAATTCATCATTTGTAAAACCTTTCATTTTTAAATAATTAAACATATCGAACATAGATTTTTACCTCTTTTTTTATTTTTACAAAATTTAAAGTTTTTCATACACTTTTTTTACAATTTCATCAAAAGTCAATTCAGTTCTAAATCCTGCCGCTTTTATGTGACCGCCACCACCAAAGTTTTGTGCTAATTCATTTACATTGTATTTATTATTTGCACGAAAACTTCCTTTTACCGAGCCGTCCACTTCTTCTCTTGCAAAAAGCGAAATTTCCATACCTTCTATTTTTAAAAGCATTTCAGCGATTCCGTCGGTGTCATCTTTTTCAATTCCCAGTTCTTTCATCTTTTCCTGCGTCAAATAGTAATATGCAAAACCGTAGTTATGATCAATTTTTTTATTTTTATAAACTTCGCCAAAAAAGTCTATTTTTTTCTCACTGACGGCAAAAATTATATTTGCAATTTTATGATTATCTGCTCCCGCTCCTATTAATTTGGAACAGACAAAAAATGTGTGCTCAGTAACATTGTCGTGTCTAAAATTTCCTGTATCATTAATTATTCCAAGATACATATATTTGGCAATTCTTTCGTCCAATTCAATATCAAATATCTTCAAAAACTGATATAAAAGCTCACAAGTGCTGCAAATATCTTCTATGTAGTTGAATTCGGCGTGTTCTGTGTTACTTATGTGATGGTCAATATTTATTGAATTTTCACTTT harbors:
- a CDS encoding lysozyme inhibitor LprI family protein, with protein sequence MKKLAIFLILLIAALSCSKESKENKIERVSKVDSGNFTEVQTSKNNTKEESQGQKVSYEKEDKAEAKNQNSGFSKQSDGNYAKELENKMEKLEEELQSKLDSGVTSEMINANSELYEAWDAELNKVYKLLMERLSKDKKEKLRNSQRAWIKSKEKKANEASKEADGGTLAGVLYSGTLASMTKERTIELAKMYDNLK
- a CDS encoding DUF441 domain-containing protein — translated: MESYIFLILILLVGTIKFNKSIVYATIFVILLKILFDISKFYNFKFWDIEKFITQFRKNGINWGVLIITIAILIPIATGEVRFYHLFNAFKSPIGWITIFSGILVSLLSAKGVSLLSNQPEITVTLIAGTIIGVVFLRGIAAGPVIASGITFCILKIMSLFFK
- a CDS encoding DHH family phosphoesterase, with the translated sequence MKKNFRGNITPKEIGEKIKKSKNIVLTAHINPDGDALGSLLAFYFMIKKFDNKKNVQIVVDDKLPKYMRHFEDTKLILSYEKFLQENDLRNKKNDLFISLDCANEERYQKSVEIKKQSENSINIDHHISNTEHAEFNYIEDICSTCELLYQFLKIFDIELDERIAKYMYLGIINDTGNFRHDNVTEHTFFVCSKLIGAGADNHKIANIIFAVSEKKIDFFGEVYKNKKIDHNYGFAYYYLTQEKMKELGIEKDDTDGIAEMLLKIEGMEISLFAREEVDGSVKGSFRANNKYNVNELAQNFGGGGHIKAAGFRTELTFDEIVKKVYEKL